A genome region from Scyliorhinus torazame isolate Kashiwa2021f chromosome 13, sScyTor2.1, whole genome shotgun sequence includes the following:
- the amigo3 gene encoding amphoterin-induced protein 3 yields MSISGMVTPVLWLLVAELHLSESFTHRARDSLHICPMVCICASDLLSCVSQSLSLVPPGLPATATSLDLSHNNLHQLQDNWLAQLPRLRTLRVGHNRIRHISAGAFHNASQLLHLDLSSNRLHSVENHFFEELTNLQELLLYNNQIARVDSGALLRLSNVQKVYLSWNLLIDFPFSALQEGNLPQLKIMDISSNMLTSIPIDEVIALPQTIKNGLYMHNNPLNCDCTLYRMFLHWEKSGFNSVHDFREEHTCLALRQPKATLRFLKHRKMFENCTSAYGLIGMVDASFQGVVGESVLISCNTSLQDEQTTYQWISPNKELIMYTNSANETFKLYSNGTLEIRKAQKEHSGVYTCMATNKRLMRNESREVNVTVHYEKLDGEGFNTGLTTLLGCVVSLVLVLMYLYLTPCRCWCKPGQTPSLPNECSAQSSILTATPPCNDDTGRKAGSGKHVVFLEPVKDCQNGKIRLAVSEEFPEIKHPKILQLKSDSDSTSSIFSDTSITH; encoded by the coding sequence ATGAGTATTTCTGGAATGGTAACTCCGGTTCTGTGGTTGCTGGTGGCAGAACTGCACTTATCAGAGTcattcacacacagagcaagggacagtcTCCACATTTGCCCTatggtgtgtatttgtgcctcagaTCTGCTGAGCTGTGTCAGTCAGAGCCTGTCCCTGGTGCCTCCTGGACTCCCCGCCACTGCAACTAGCCTGGACCTCAGTCATAACAACCTCCATCAGCTGCAGGATAACTGGCTGGCACAGCTACCTCGCCTGCGTACACTCAGAGTCGGCCACAATCGCATCCGCCACATTTCTGCAGGGGCCTTCCACAATGCCTCCCAGCTCCTGCACTTGGACCTGTCCTCCAACAGACTGCACTCGGTGGAGAATCACTTCTTCGAGGAGCTgaccaatctgcaagagctgctgcTTTACAACAATCAGATAGCACGAGTGGACAGTGGTGCCCTGCTCAGACTCAGCAATGTGCAGAAGGTATACCTCAGCTGGAACCTGTTGATTGATTTCCCATTCAGCGCCTTGCAGGAAGGCAACCTGCCTCAACTCAAGATAATGGATATCTCCTCCAACATGCTCACTTCTATCCCCATTGACGAGGTGATTGCATTGCCTCAGACCATTAAAAATGGCCTCTACATGCACAACAACCCTTTGAATTGCGACTGCACTCTGTACAGAATGTTCCTCCACTGGGAGAAGAGTGGGTTTAATTCTGTTCACGACTTCCGAGAGGAGCACACCTGCCTGGCCCTCAGGCAGCCCAAGGCCACGCTGCGCTTTCTGAAGCACCGAAAGATGTTTGAAAACTGTACTTCAGCTTACGGGCTGATCGGAATGGTAGATGCTAGCTtccagggggtggttggggagtcaGTGCTTATCAGCTGTAACACCAGCTTGCAGGACGAGCAGACAACCTATCAGTGGATTTCACCAAACAAAGAACTCATCATGTACACCAACAGTGCCAATGAGACATTTAAACTCTACTCCAATGGAACCTTGGAGATCCGCAAGGCTCAGAAAGAGCATTCAGGGGTCTACACTTGCATGGCAACCAACAAGCGGCTGATGCGCAACGAGTCCCGTGAGGTCAATGTGACCGTGCATTATGAAAAGCTCGACGGGGAGGGCTTCAACACCGGGCTCACCACGCTCCTGGGTTGTGTGGTGAGTCTGGTCTTGGTGCTCATGTATTTGTACCTGACTCCATGCCGCTGCTGGTGTAAGCCAGGACAAACGCCCTCCCTGCCAAACGAGTGCAGCGCCCAGTCTTCCATCCTGACCGCCACCCCACCCTGCAATGACGACACTGGCCGCAAGGCGGGCAGCGGCAAACATGTGGTGTTCCTGGAGCCGGTGAAGGACTGCCAAAACGGCAAAATCCGCCTTGCCGTCAGCGAGGAATTCCCAGAGATCAAACACCCCAAAATCCTGCAGTTGAAGTCGGACTCAGACTCCACCAGTTCCATCTTTTCGGACACTTCGATTACGCACTAG